In Mytilus edulis chromosome 6, xbMytEdul2.2, whole genome shotgun sequence, the following proteins share a genomic window:
- the LOC139527034 gene encoding bicaudal D-related protein homolog isoform X5 — translation MCACHFEDDPSPSQFRLDIDNYYQLAEAMGDRRHSEDDEIPIQVVPGEEDDVYGQLAQKERDLVLAAELGKALLERNDELERRNEQIADEFAHKIEELQQEKYELHLKLEKTEVEYENTIKELQYDISQLRHELQTQQHYSDNGDKAATEKIRELTVQNERLKEEIRQSSVHEEGLVVEMQGLREQMLCRKSSMHFHVSQLEILQEEVNLLSKRKCELEKKIALVTEERDGLASSHEEVQERILMLDRTKRETEQKVQNRERDIIELQETNLQLQAQIHHLASRSSTHSSPISGHNQSQTLFNELSQLSPCNHESQPLMNELMSPSTPPPDFTSQYSSDYPMSLAEMMEEDEFECDDEDVSNVHRSHDLLTEFTEPQALTDSQFLSDFQDASQDYCTDYELKEELVNVYSHLKQLCKDCGKSVDKYPGCYKVGILSPLLQDLREVMQNMVSNKSHFACIEVQTNLSDDEETMVTLHKQIGELRHELGEAQNDLDRVKTELSERDSKLKTKTEELSHLTNKVKISILELTLQHEELSRLQAERDRLQDSTRSLSPDDLLQEARQDRDMALEK, via the exons ATGTGTGCTTGTCATTTTGAGGACGACCCGTCCCCGTCCCAATTCCGATTAGATATAGATAACTATTACCAGTTAGCTGAAGCCATGGGGGACAGGAGACATTCGGAGGATGATGAAATCCCTATACAGGTGGTACCAGGTGAGGAGGACGATGTTTATGGGCAACTTGCACAAAAAGAAAGGGATTTAGTTTTGGCTGCTGAATTAGGAAAAGCTCTTTTAGAGAGGAATGATGAATTAGAAAGAAGGAATGAACAAATAGCTGATGAATTTGCTCATAAGATAGAG GAACTTCAACAAGAAAAATATGAACTTCATTTGAAACTTGAAAAGACGGAGGTCGAGTATGAAAATACGATTAAGGAATTACAATATGACATTTCACAGTTACGACACGAACTTCAGACGCAGCAACATTACAGTGACAATGGAGATAAAGCTGCCACCGAGAAAATAAGGGAGTTAACTGTGCAAAATGAACGATTAAAGGAGGAGATTCGTCAGTCTTCAGTTCATGAAGAAGGTCTTGTGGTTGAAATGCAGGGTTTACGTGAACAAATGTTGTGTCGGAAATCGTCCATGCATTTTCATGTTAGTCAGTTGGAGATCCTACAGGAAGAG GTAAACTTGCTAAGTAAAAGAAAATGTGAGCTTGAGAAAAAAATTGCCTTGGTAACAGAGGAAAGAGATGGATTAGCATCAAGTCATGAGGAAGTTCAGGAGAGAATATTAATGCTAGACAGAACAAAGAGAGAAACAGAACAGAAG gtaCAAAATAGAGAAAGAGACATCATTGAGCTCCAGGAAACAAATTTACAGCTTCAGGCTCAGATTCATCACCTTGCATCAAGGTCATCTACTCACTCCTCCCCAATTAGTGGTCACAACCAATCACAAACCTTGTTTAATGAACTGTCACAACTATCACCTTGCAACCATGAATCCCAACCCTTGATGAATGAACTTATGTCACCTTCAACACCACCTCCTGATTTTACATCTCAG tATTCTTCCGATTATCCCATGTCTTTAGCTGAGATGATGGAAGAAGATGAATTTGAATGTGATGACGAGGATGTTTCCAATGTTCATAGATCACATGACCTGTTGACAGAATTTACCGAGCCTCAAGCTTTAACAGACTCACAGTTTTTATCAGATTTTCAAGATGCCTCCCAAGATTATTGTACAGATTATGAG TTGAAAGAAGAATTAGTGAATGTGTATTCCCATTTGAAACAGTTATGTAAAGATTGTGGGAAATCAGTAGACAAGTATCCAGGTTGTTATAAAGTGGGTATCTTATCTCCCTTGTTACAAGATCTCAGAGAAGTCATGCAGAACATGGTCTCAAATAAATCTCAT tTTGCATGTATTGAAGTCCAAACAAATTTATCAGATGATGAGGAAACCATGGTaacattacataaacaaattGGTGAACTTAGACATGAACTTGGTGAGGCTCAAAATGACCTTGACAGGGTTAAAACAGAGTTATCTGAACGCGATTCCAAATTAAAGACGAAAACAGAAGAGTTGAGTCATCTGACCAACAAGGTAAAG ATTTCCATACTTGAG